The genomic stretch ATCATAACTTTCTCTTGTAGTGTATAATCATTATATTACTCTTTGTTTAATACTCTTGTTTTTCGCTCGAAACCTAATTTTGACTAGCCAAACCATTTTTGTTCTCAAGCCATTTAATAGTAAAGATTTAATGTTTTGTTGTATGTGACGGTACTGTAAATGATATCATGTGATAAATATGTTGTCATgccattcaaaaaaaatttaaaagacgTGACATCATTTACATAATTAGATACAACAacattaaatcttgaccatgaAATGGTCCTCCGATCCATTTCAGGtcatgaaattgagaggatctttGTCCACAACCTTCCTTACACGTCAACACAAGAGGAGGAgtgagattcaaactagtgacctccgcttcatgaaacGTGGTCTCAAGCCGATTGAGCTGCCTCTTGTAAACTTGTCCACAACCTTAATTTATTACAAAGTTATTTACAAATTAACTATGAAATGTTGATAAAgtaattaagcaaaaaatttagcttttcaatttcttttaattatttcacaaATTATGAATTATGCACTTATGAAAATTGTCAGGTGAGTTTGTAAGGAGTTACAGTAAATACTATAGTCGGAACAAAGAATTCCTTCCTAATATAGAAAAATCAAACAGTCAATTGCTTCATTATAATTCTCGATCGTTTTGAAAAACATTCTCAAGCTTTTTCTCCAGTCATCAAAAACTTGAGTTGGAGCTTGGCAAAGCTGAGGAAAACCGATTGACTAGTTTTTCAACGCTcttctaaatatttttctaaaataattaagcaaacaATTTAGCTaactaatatttttaattatttcattaattcacATAAATTTGTAAGGAGTTGTAGTAAAAGTAATACTAACCTAAacattttccatttaattttccttccaaatataaaaaatcaaacagtCAAATGGCCTTCAATATAATCCTCCAATATCGTTTTGAAAAACATTAATGAGCTTTTCTCCACCCATACAAAACATGAGTTTTTCAACGCTCTTCGATCCACACATTGATAAGTCCGTTATAGTTAAGCACGTAAAAACGTTATACTTTTTTTCCTATATTAATAACCCGTTACATCTCCTTGTTTGCTGTCTCATAAACACCTCTTCATTCTCTAAATCTTCTGCAATAGAATCTCTGTGTCTATCTTCTCCAATGGCTGCTCTCAGCGACTCTCTCATTGTATTAGAAGTGGTTATGGCGATGGCGGTGGCTCAATTCTTTGGTTTCACACATGGTTGCTGGTCTGGTTGCCCATCAGCATGCCCACCTGGTGTGCAGTACCAAGTCGGAGGCTCGGTCTGGTCTATACCGCCATCCCCTCATTACTACACCAACTGGTCCTCCTCCCAATCCTTCCGGACCGGCGACTCTCTCCGTAACTCCGACCACCCTTTTCAAGCTCCATTACTATAATATATAGTCACGTTGTATAGGCCAAAAAGGCCATATTAGAAATTCATTCATACTTTAACCCTTAGAATCAGAAATTTTGGTTTTCTCACTTAGCCCTCCAAATTAGAAATCTTAATTGGTTCcgtctttatttatatatgtgtatgtTTTTAGCATAGGCTTCATCATTCATTCATACTTTTAACCTCCTGAATCAGAAATCTTGGTTCTGTTTATTAACCCTTCAAATTAGAAATTTTGGTTCCACATCTGCATCTTGTGTGCAAATTACACATACATATTATTCATTCATACTTTAACCCTCCAAATTAGAAATTTTGGTTCCGTCTTTGCATCTTGTGTCCGTGCAAACACGTACATatgattcattcatattttaaccatttgaattagaaattttggtttaatttcaTCCCTTACATATTGTGAGCGAATTACATGTACACATGATCTAATTctaatgatttttcttttggctatCTCTTGTAGGTTTTGGATTTGAGACCGGAAATAACGATGTGATTCAAGTGACAAAGCAAGAGTATGAGAGTTGCACTGCATGCAACCCCTTAAAGGTCTTGAACAATGGTCCGGCTATTGTACCATTGACGGAGAAAGGTGTCTACTATTTCATCAGCAACTTCTCAAACTACTGTGCTCTAGGGCTGAAGGTTTCGGTTAAGGTGCGCGATTGCCCCCAGCAATCTCCACCGACTCCACTGCCGTCGCCTTCCCCGCTCCCTGCTCCTCCATCTTCATCACCCGTGCCATCTCCACGTGCGAGTGGTGGATCTAACTCTCCAGTGCCATCCCCTAATTATGGCTATCCTCCGGAAGCTGCCGCTCCTAGTCATGACAAGTCTATGGCGTCTGCACTTAGCCGGTTTCGTAGGGGTTCTTTTGAAACCCTATTTGGCTGGGCTTTTGAATTGTGTTTGGTAGTATTTGCCATTCTCTGATGATCAAGAACATACTTGAAATTTGATTCTTTAGGATGTGATCACTTCTTGTTCATTCCACTTGCACTGTTAGAATCAgatcaaaaatttggaactacgAACGAATTGAAGGTctctttttcaataaatttacCTTAAATTTTCTATGTTGTAATGTTTTAGTTTTACTTCCCCATATTTACCTTCTTGAAGGTTATTGCATATAAGAACCTTTTTTCGAACTCATAACATATGCAATAAAcgttatatatatcattaatttcAGCTTCCCCATCTCCCCTGCGTTGGCATTAGTCCTTTAATTTCTGCTTTTTTCTAGTCTTTCTGAGAACCCATTTCTCAACCACATTTAGGGTGTGTTTGTGATtgcgatttcgtaagaataatctgcatttttaaaagataccGCAAAATGTAAGgctttaaaataggaaaaaaaaaatgcgatttctataagtagtCTAAGGGATGCTTATTCGAAAATTCgcgaattttaaaccaaaatcacgatttcgcataacaaatatttgataaaaagtattttttaacatatttttaaaaaatactttaaaccaaaatccgtttgggagtgcgatttcaataaatgcgattttaaaatttgcgttttttaaaattgcgcttttaaaattgcataggcatttggtaaaacatactaaaaagtattttttttttttttttaattttaattttttatcaattgagtgtttggataacattaacatataattgcaGTTTCATGGCCAAATTACCAATaggacatttctttataacagtaaaataattaacattgtttataagcctccatttttaacacctatacaaacaaaagtatgacttataatttgacattaactttgagttttctacttaGGAAATTATAAATTGCTATATTACTTGCTTCtatatgcttctttttttttttttgatgtttttttttcttgaaacatattccaaacagaaatataataatataataatatatatatatatatatatatataaccagcATAAATTGTTACGGTGCactacccattaaaaaataaaaataaaaatccatcacaAATGGTTATTGTGCAtggtaatctaaataaaattttgaaagtcGAAGAACATAAacgcatataaaaaaaagttatacagaaagaaaaaaaatattaaggtgagatTCTTACCTGGTAGAGGAGCAGAGAGAGGATGGACAACAGACACAAGAAACAGCAAAGGAACGGAGAACAGATGATGAGGCagagagaggatgaagaaaaagaagataaaagtagggttttaatatattttagatgggtattcttagtatttttttcattcccgctcaaaaataggtaaatattgcacaaaatatctttttaatagaaatcgtgatttttggtttaaattcgcactttttcgaataagcaccctctaaccagcttatggaaatcgcagatttttccacgattttaaaatttgcgtttttaaaatcgcaatcccaaatactcttaaattgcgatttggtttcaaatcgcagattatttctttaaaaacgcactctcaaacgcaccctaaacacctttgagattttaaaaagtagcgatttcaaaaatgcaattttaaaaaataatgattaagtaatcaaatttacctcttcttaccAACATAAACTTTTGGACAAGTGGTGacatgatttaatatggtatcagagccaaagatcttgggatcgaaccttgattcCATTAAATCACTTcccattaaattaaatatttcacgtgttgagtCTTACCTCTTTAAAAAAGAGTTCGAACCCACATGTGAGGGGGAGGTGATTTAACATGTTCAAAGGGGAATATCACTACAACACTTTCAAACATGCATGGATtttcatagaaaaaaattacaaggaagTACAATTCATAGTTCCTAATTTGGTGCAATCTGAGATCTCCAGATACTTGAGGGCACATCCATTTAGATTGTTAGGAGACCACATCGATTTGGATTGTCAAAAGACGCAGACGCTTTTGATTGTTGTTACTTAGCCTTCCGTTAAGTCACATAGGCCTCGATTTCTAATACTCTAAACAAGGCCATAAAAAAGTGGTTCGTAgaaataaactaaagaaaataaaatatggaaCTAAACTGTATATTTTTGTGATGATTTAACTGTAGTCAAGCCATGGTTATTTATAGCTAAATGTGGCCCCATTCAGAATAAGAAATAATCAGAGACTTAATATGAaatattacagaataatatcaaaCTGTACAAGTAAATAATTCTGTATGTAATCGAATTAGGCCAACAAGGAAGGTCATatttagaatatattctaacacttgcCATCGCCTTCAGCAGTCCTTAAtcttccaaatatatatatattttttgtttctttgtttgaatAGAAAATGGTTTAATTTGGACGAAGTTAttaattagcttataaataatttgatatttaattctatttctatatatatatatagttttttaaaactctaaaaaattAAACGTTGCTGTTTGGCAACGGGGAAGAAAGTTTAAAAGCGACACTAGAGTTAACTTGCTGCCACCGATACAGAAGAAGGATCCTTCTGTGAAGCTGCCGCGATACTAGTACTGGTCAATAGACCCATGTGTTTAgtacagaaaataaataaaattaaaaaagaaaaaaaagaaaaaagagtgcattcatttttatttgttctttctaatttctatgattcatcttaattaatttgttccactttcttatttattatttattttggaaaaatttcacCTAcctctccttttttatttatttattttttatcaccgTTGCAGTCATATTCTTAAATTATGTCATTAATTTACAGttatcatattttaaaaatttgtaatgccAACCCTTtcatgaaattttgaaaatactcttaaaatgtttataaaattacaaaactatCTTGAATTTTAATTGGACTAGTATTTCACTTTCTCTGTTAATActtgacattgcaaacttctgAAAAACCATAACTCTAAATTAACATTTATTAAAGTTTGAATGGGGCTATCTTGAATTTGATGAAAGACCAGTATTCCTACTTACTTATTTATGGATTAATTGGATTATTGATTTTATGACAATTAGTTGAGGAGTATAGTATAATCCTAATTGTCCTTGAGAATTCAGAATTCCATGAGACTATTTGCATTATGTAAAAGTAGCTTCTTAAAAGTACCCCTCAAAGCGaacttcttactttattcctaactgtaaaaaaaagaaaagaagaagtaaagaaaaaaaaaaaaagtaaaatgaaaaaaaaaaaaatcagaaaaaacgaaaattggaaaaaaaaaatcaggaaaaaatgagaagaaaaaatcaaaaaaaaaaaaaaaaaaaacccttcctAAGCCACAGCCCAGGCCATGGGtcacgagttttttttttttttaaaaaaattatggttataattgtatttttataaattttataggacTATAATATTGCACGTTTTGCATCACGTGTGAGTCATTGCGCTTGTGGTTTGACCTAATAGAACTTTCTAACGGAACGAGAAATATTGTAACCCTAATGATAGATTGGAGGAACATTGTAAATCTTGAAAAATTGGGCAATATTACAAATTGAATGATAAATTGAAAGAGAATAAATGCCATCCCGAGCACTAAATGTATTATTTTGTCATCATTTGAAGAAGTGCATAATTGTAACTTTAGTTATAATAGAATaagattctctctattttaaattaaaagtcaaGGAACTTtaagttttagattttgttattatatttagtattaaatcatttatttatttattttaaatacgataattaataatatgtttCCTATATAGCAACATATACAGAAGAATTTACTATTtccaaaatgaaaatgaagcaGAAGAATACGTCATTTGGAACATGTTTCCTCTAATCCCAATTTCTATGGAGAAAAAGAGATCACGTAGACCCTTCTGAATGTtctattaccaaaaaaaaaaaaaaaaaaagttctataaaaaaaaactctacagTTCACGGATTGGATCACCATGGATCTTTCTAGTCACTCTTGCCGTAATCCCAAGGGAGGCGTCTGTGACACCACCAGAACCGGAGCCGGAATCAGCGACTTCTGACAAAGCGGACGAAAAAGGTGCgaaacatttgaatgtcaatATTATTGGGGTTCAGGACATAATCCCAACAAAATGCTCCGAGAAAATTTGATCATCATCAATCTTTCTAGTCACTCTTGCCGTATTACCAAGGGAGGCATCTGATCAACAAGAGGAGACACCGCCGGAACCGGAGCCAGAGCCGGAACCAGCGACTTCCGGCAAAGCGGACAAGAAGGGTGCAGCCTCAACCAAGGGTTGACGCACTTCAGATGGAAGAGATGGCCGCAATCCGGCAGCAGCTGCAGCACATCAGTTTGTCTATAATCCGCCAAGCAAATGGAGCAGCAAGAAGTAGCCGAGCTTGTTTTCTGCAGATTGTATTGGGAGTAGAACAGCTTCGGGAAGCTGTGCAGAGTTGCTTCATCGAGGCCTAATTCAATGGCCACAAAGTTTTGGTCAGCCGCATTTTGTGGGGGATTACTGTTGTTGCTGTGGGGGAGGCAGAAGCGGGTGCAGAGATAGGA from Corylus avellana chromosome ca1, CavTom2PMs-1.0 encodes the following:
- the LOC132174184 gene encoding cucumber peeling cupredoxin-like; translation: MAALSDSLIVLEVVMAMAVAQFFGFTHGCWSGCPSACPPGVQYQVGGSVWSIPPSPHYYTNWSSSQSFRTGDSLRFGFETGNNDVIQVTKQEYESCTACNPLKVLNNGPAIVPLTEKGVYYFISNFSNYCALGLKVSVKVRDCPQQSPPTPLPSPSPLPAPPSSSPVPSPRASGGSNSPVPSPNYGYPPEAAAPSHDKSMASALSRFRRGSFETLFGWAFELCLVVFAIL
- the LOC132174192 gene encoding putative RING-H2 finger protein ATL71; the protein is MNNSKISSDHPMDHSKNGLIFAVTFPLSVLLISLILTVASYLCTRFCLPHSNNSNPPQNAADQNFVAIELGLDEATLHSFPKLFYSQYNLQKTSSATSCCSICLADYRQTDVLQLLPDCGHLFHLKCVNPWLRLHPSCPLCRKSLVPALAPVPAVSPLVDQMPPLVIRQE